From the genome of Monomorium pharaonis isolate MP-MQ-018 chromosome 1, ASM1337386v2, whole genome shotgun sequence:
TCCCAGAAGGACACTGTAATTGTATCGCAAATGAGCAACGAAATGCAAATTGTTCTTCCCGCTATACCTCAAACTCCATCCACTCCAACTCAAATAATGTATCAAGAAGACACCACTAATTCAACTATGTCTACGTCGAAAGATGATCTAGGACATGGTAAGTGtgtatttctctttaatatttatttttgttgttaatATGCAAGTTTTACAGAAAAAGATGGTTTAGTTGTAACGGCATGGATTCAATGGACCATAACGAAGGtggcaattaaattatacatcaTAGGACGAGAAGACACACCTTCTTTAAAATTGATGTTAGAACTGGAAGATATTATAACGTCGTTAGATTTACAATCGGTTTATAtgcagttaaaaaataaaatcacaacAGCTACAATATTCCATTACGTCAGGTAattctttaaacaaaaaatctttgtatataaattaaacttttagaagaaaagtttaatttatgtataaagtattttttgaaattattttaaattattattattgtttgatttgtacattatattatgATTTGATAGAGGTCCACATGCATTAAGTTGGGACGTTGGTGAATATGCCGGGCTGATGCTCTGTGGAAGGGaagataatttagaaaaaggtGACGATTCTGGTTTCATAAGTTTTACATTAACTCGTGCAAAATCCGGAAATGTATACACACGTTGGGGCACTCACAAGCATTACAAATCTCAAAAGGTagaacaattatatattaccattatatttatttaatcatgtttaaattataaggaAAAATAATGGTCATTTACTTACttgtgaaattaataaaaactctaTAATACTTGAATATTTAGCAAGAATTGCTACTAGACTCTACGTTGTCTACAAATGGCTACATTTCTGAAATACTTATCAAGATACAAATGGTCGATATAATTTTACCGATTAGTGTGATTCGTAAATATGCTCAATTAATGAAACCTTTTACGTGCCTCGGCTCATCCAGTGAAAAAAGTGTAGAATCTATTCATGATAAAAACACGGCAACACCGTTAGTAGGCATAaccaatttaaataatgattcaTTGCCGCTGATACATTTGGAATTCAAAGGTTTTCGTCTCATGATGCCAGCTTTCACTGatatgaataaattacaacatgATTTACTGATGCTTCAGGTtgtaaatcattttaattttgttaatcatgtaatatgtataaacttatttatcttatttatcgtattatatgttatacagTTAGAGGGGATACGTATTACACCAGATGCAGAAAATCCAATTTGTAGAATTCCATTGCGAACTGATATATATCAATTGGCTGCTCGggcaaatatattaaatgtaccaGGTTCAGCTGTAGAAGATCGTCAATATCAAATTAGTGTTAAAGGAGTGTGTGCATATACCACCACTTGGAAAAATTATCAGCTAAGCATTAATAAGGTTTActaacaaaacttttattttttttattatataaaattttcttaagaataaataatttaattaatttaatttaattaatttaattaacaaataaaagaataaaacattACCTTTATATAAACCTttatataaaacgtaaaaaaatctCTTGAAACATTATTATAGATTTGGTACAATTGGTGTATGTTGTTTTCAGAGAATGTCTCAATCATACTTATATACAATGAACGAGAATCCAGCACTGGAGTGGAATAAGCTCGGGAATGGTAGCAGTCTAGATCCATACTTTTCAACATCTCCAGTGTTAACAAAGTAATAGAATTAATACAATTGATATACAcgtaaaaagttatataagtattgtaattaatattttaatattcaatctTAGATTTGATCTCTGCTTAATTATTGCCCCAGCTGTCACATTTAAAGGAGACATAATAGTCTGTGGAACCGCCGTTGAAGTAAATTGCATTACAGACATAgaattgacaataaatttagatcaaattaaattgatatcaacactcaataatgaatttataacGCTACTGTCTGGGCGTTTCGAGAAAATGGatgataaaaatagttttaataatgtagTTCAAAGATTTCCGTCAGGATCGCAAAGTATTAAACCTATTAACTGGCTGAAACAGACATCAGGTGATTCAGATGTCGATTTTACAAAAGATAGCGGCGTCGATTTTGAAATGTCCAGCATGCACTCAACAATAATTGTAAgtcaaattatcaaataaataacattttgcgatgtaattaaaaatttatgtatattaaaaattaagattttattgttttaggGAAAATCCACAATTGAAACTATGATACATCCAccatttgaatttttaataaactgtgGAAAGATAACGCTTATCCTATACGAAGTCCAAAGCACATTCTTTGAGGATAATGTTGTGAGTAATAGTAATTACGctggaattaatttatttgtaatattttaatattattcttaaaatataaattttatttccagGATGTACACAAAACTGACTATGAAGATGATAATGACAATGTAAAACAGCCATTACTTTACCTAATGATTAATCAgccaaatatttatttctctcaacaacatttatctaaaaaaatacaagtacGTATTATTATTCTGCTTTCAAAGATCATGCTATTtagtattaattacatattatcatttttaatattgattatatttactatcaatattttatttcaattaatattgcGATTTGTAGGTATCTTGTTTTGATATAACAACAGCGCTTGGcgatgcacaaaatctaaaagcGATACCGACCGAGAaggatttcaaaatttatatgatagaAACCAAGCATGGTGATCCACATCCAGACACGGGTATTCCACCTTCTTTTGCGACAGTAAAATCTGAAACAATTCTAGGTAAAAACCGTCAGTTTTCTATTGAAATGGGGCGACCAACAAAAATACATCTTTCTCTATCTCGGCTCAATCAACTCTATGCTATACAAAATAAGGTACTCAACGAGAATATGCAACATATTCGTATGCATGTTTAACAGTTTCTGTTTgacattttatctatattataggTACTATCATGTTTTATTGACGATAACGTCGCACAAATATCTATAGAGGAGACTATGCATATGGATTCTCAAAACTTAGCAACACCAATAAAATCAAGGAAATTTAATGTACCTGATCtgcatttaaatataagacagATTGTATTATCATTAAAGACTGATACCGGAGCAGAAATTATTACCAGTTTAGCATCGTTAAACGGAAATCTGTCGACACTCCTGAGACCAGACAGGATATATTCAAATTTGTCCATAGATTCTTTTATTGTGTCTGCCATCTTAAATGGGAACATCAAGGTGCTATTAAATCCCTGGTGTTGCAACGTAACGACTTGTTTACTTTGGGAATCTTCATACAGTAGCGAGATTATTCCGCAGATACAAATACAAGCGGACAGCGAAAGTTTGTATCTCGATTTTGGACCAGatcagataaaaattataaaaatggtcATGCAAGACTGTCAGTTGCTTTTAAGCGAGTTTGCCTCCTTATCTACGAGCGAAAATAAGAATGATAAGCAAATCGCGCTATCGACTGAACAACATTACAAGGATGATCTAAAGGCGGGCGCATTTCAGTTTGTCGACGGCACTGCGGACGAGTTACCTTTTCCGTATCAAGTTAGTTAGATTACATAGgagttatacataaaattgaaactaaaaaaatcgtgatttttttcttttttgcaggtggtattttttgtttatcctCAACAAGCGATGGCGTGGAGATACCCACAACCACGTATGTTAACAAGGATACATATATCTCCTGTTCCATTTGAGGTAAATAAGAATatcttgattaaaatttttacaattctttatacatataatttttttaaatttctatataaatttcaaattttttaaaattcatgtataattttgtagcttaaaaaaatttcttggactttttatacaaattagaaTACTTCAGAGTGTCACAGTGCTAAGAAAAGTcaacattttttctaaaactttctatatatgtaaattttttaatataagatttcCAAGAtttctgattttattatttccaaagaaaacataaaatttaaaaagttgaaatactttttcagaattctttataactttaaaatataagaagttcttaaaaatattatgagaatttttttattagtgttcaatttttcgaaaaatcaacgttattatatttagaattgAATACAagagaacaaatattttaagtctaaagatataattttctctatttttaaatcGCAAAACGATATCCTTATTCTCTCTTATTCTGTCCGTCATAGGCAGCGGATATTGAAGGTAATTACATTGACAAGATTCCCTGCGTTCTCGAGTATTGGAGCGACAGTCACATGTCGTATCAGCGTTATGCCGATTTTTACTTATCGGAAATGGATTCCTATCGATTGGATTTGCCAGAGAAGGCACCGGCGCGGGCGGTAGCTTGCGTGTGGCGCGTCGTTATTCTGTCCAATGGCAAGCGACCGCTTTCAAAAAGCATCGTTTCCGCTCGTGCTCTCGCTGCCTGTCTGCGCATCGATTCCTACTTTAATCCTTTGTTAATACCGAATGTACAGATCGCCTTGAATATCGGCGTCCTCTACGTATCTCTGTACAATCATATCGATACAACTGTATATAATAACTTACCACCACCTCTGGATAAATATACTCTGAATGGAAAAATTCCCGAGATACAATGCTTCATGTCTATTGAACAGAAGGGAGCTGTTCTGGTGTTTAACAGATGGATAGACGACTCCATACTGCTCGACATTGGCGGCAGCATGAGCATACACGTACTGGATTACAGTCATTTAACTATGCAGGAAGTACTGGATTCCCTGGAAGGAAGATTTCAGCTATCGTTATCAGAAAAGATAGATTCTTCATTAACATGCAACCCATTTACATTGAAATTGGGACCGGCAATAACCCATACCCTTGCAGTTTCTACTCATTTGTGGTTGGCATCTTTCAACGAGGAGGAAAAGAACGTGATTATCTTGACCCGTTATGTAATAGCCAACGATAGCAATATACCCATACGCTTTGGTCAAAGCGGCACTGGAGATAATATACTTCTTGAAAGCAGACAGTGTAACTTTTACTCTTGGCGGCAAATGGGGAATCAAATGATACGGATATCGATCGAGGAGAATGCTTGGATATGGAGTCGGCCCTTTCCCGTTAACAAGGATGGAGTTCATGTGATAGAATTCAATAATTCGATGATCAGCACGGCGATCTTCGTAAACATTACGTCGCTTTCCGCTACGCAGAAGCTCGTAACGTTTTCGGGACAACTTGTGATTTCCAATCAGTTAATGAATAACTTCGAAATGAAATTGGTAAAGTACGAAGTTGGCTCAAAAGTAACAGTCTCTAAGGAGGTGTATCCCATACCGGGTAAAAGCTTTCCATCGTCCATCATGCTAGAGAATAACAAAAAGATGGCTATGCGGCTACGTTTCACTAATTTGACGCATTTATCTTGGACCGGAGATATTCCATTGCAACCTAACATCAAGTGGGGCCAGCCGTGGCTCGTCAAAGTTCCTCTGCAAGAACGCGGTCAATTTTTAAGTATCTGGGTTCGGATCGTGACGCAGATGATACATGACAAAATGAAAATTCTCGCGATATTGAGTCCCCTCTACATGATCAGATCGCATCTACCAGTGCCGGCCAGGGTACAAATGGAAACGCCGTCTTTAAAGATGTCGTCCAGCACGATGGTGAACGGTCGCGGCGAGTGCCAGCAGCTACACTGTCCCGGTACGTTCGAGCACTTTCACCAGCTGACGTTTCAACTGGAATCCGGGGTCTCCGCGTCGAATCCTTACGTGCCGCTTTCGTACAGCTCCGTGGATCAACGGAAGTTTTTCCGAAGACCCGAGGTCGAAgatatcgataaaattctgCGCGAGCTCAAGAACAGAAAAGATGAGATTAAATGGCCCTTCCAGGGGGACGACACTGAAGAGTGGATATCTGCGGAACAGCCGCAGACGCACGTGCAAGTGAAATATCAAGACGCAGGACTAGTCTCCAGCACTCTATTGCTGGAACTGCAACCCTGGTGCTTCGTAATGAACTCGGTGGGCTGTCACATTTCGTTAGTGTCAGAGGATACAGAGCTCTGTCAGATTCCTCATTATGGCATAGTCACACCGCCAAAATTGGAGAGCACCTTTCACGTGGGTGTCGGAATAGGCGATACCTATTATACGTCCCAAACATTGCAGTTGGCGCGACCTGACTGGAGCCAGAGCTTCTATATGCCACGAATCTGCGGTCTCGTGCCGGTAGAAGGGAACATTAAGACATTCGTGGACTGCGGAACAAGCGTGTCCATCCTGAGCATCAGTTCCTCCATGCACGAAGACATGCGTTTGGTGCGGATCACAAGCAGCCACGTGATCGCGAATCTGACACCTCAGGAATTGTGCGTGGCCACACTTGCGGTATACGAGGAGGCGCGAGATCTCCAATTACCTCACGATCTCACTCCCTACAGCTTGAATATCTCACCATCTGAGGATCAACGACAAGGCACACCGATCGTGCAATGGTATACGTTGTACACGGAAAGCAACGTCGAACCACTTGTGCTGTACATATCTCTCAGCCTTGGTCACAGGTGGTCTTGCCCGATCAGAGTGGATCAAGCTATGAGCCGCAAATCCGTTGTGATTCCAAATGGTTCCTCCACCACGCCGGTCATCGTAACAACACAAGAGGACAAAGGCAGTACGTTTGTTGTGATACACAACGACGATCATCCGCAGTTATTGATCGAGAATGCCTGCAGCTTTAAGATCCTACTGGGACAAGCTGATGAGAAGGGAAACGAGATATTATCAGATAGCACTCATTTCACATGGATGTGCGACGTCGATAGTGGTGCAACATCCCATTACTCTCTTCCCTGTGTCAGCAACAGGCTACCCGATACTACAGTTCCAAGCACCTCAAATGTGCTATTATTTTCCACTGTAAAAAACGATCAATCAGCAGGAAAAGCGAATCTAAAATGGTCGAGAGGCGTGAATCTGTCCGCATTATCTTCTACACCAATAGATCAATATCTACGATTACCTTCGTACGGTGATGTAAAGCTTATAATGCATAATTGCTGCTACACCATTCACATAAGCATTGTACCTATCTCTCAAATTGAAATATCCGCCCAAGACATCAGGAGCAGATTGCTGCGAAAGAAAAATGCGGCGAAAAATCACGATACTGCGTACAATAATCCTGCACTGAAAAGATTAGAAGAAGATAATCTATTGCCATACGTACAAAGTTCGAGCAGCTCAACGTCGCTAACGAGCTTCTTCTCAGCCCAAGAAGATATCTTGACGATGGAACAAATACCTGTCTCAATTTCAAAGCAATTAATTCCAAAGGTAACGGATATGAACACTTGTACTGGCGAAGATCGTTTGAAGTCAATTGGCGATGCTAACTCGTCCAATTTAAAGGAAGGCTCTGCAATCATTTACTTGCGTGTGTGTACCATCGTTATTCTTCATGACATCAATGAAAATGCACAAAGAATCGAAGTCGCAAGTCTGTCTATGACAGACTTGATCGTCACCATGAATTCAAAAGCCAGATTTATTAACCTCCATTGCTATATAGGCGACTTGCAGTTAGATAATCAATTGTTTGATCAGGGAGGTTTCGACTTCCCTGTGGTATTAATAAATCAGAATCCATTGCCGAACAGAGAGATggcattttgtaataataaccGTTTAATGACAAATATGGAAAAGATCAAACGGGATTCTTTGATAACGGTCGAATATGTCTGGGAAGTAAACGGAAATATTATaggtatatattttgtatttataaagctatgaaaaaagaaatatatgtagatttaatggatattttaataattatatctcattgtcaatataaaagaaatatgtagataatgaataatatttttaaacatattattttatgaataaagtatatatttctttgcagCATCAAAAGAATATCACATGAAGATTGCGCCTGTTAGTGCGTACATCGAGGACACATACATAACACAATTATTAGATTATGCGACTTCAATGATACCACCGCGGTTAGTATTAGGTGACGGTCTTAAAAAGACACAGACGATAGCCGCATCGAACGCAATATGCATACCAGACTACATCATGATCGATTCAAAAATCTTGAGCAAGCCGCTAAGATTGCAGGACTTTGTAATAGAACCGTTGTCGATTCTACTAAGTGTTCACACTTCTATGAGACTCTACATCGCTCTGGATCATTCTCCTCTGCATTTCGGTATTTTTGAAAGGAAGAACCTGCTAACCACTCCTTATAGGCTTGGCAATGCGCTCACTATGCACTATTTATCTGGCGCCATATTCGGAGCAGGTCAGTATACGATCAAATAAAaagagtttattttatatacttatatattaatttgatgaaataaataacgacattatatttgttttccaGGCTGGGTAGTTGGATCATTAGAAATACTTGGATCACCAGGAGGTTTAGCGCAAGCGCTTGGATCTGGTCTTAGAGATTTTGTTTCAATGCCATTCCAAGGACTGCTACAAGGCCCATGGGGTTTTATTGTTGGAATTACACATGGGTCGGCCAGTCTAATGAAACACGTTACAGCAGGTATGTAgaatttattaactatttcattattcttaatatatttaaaaagtaaataattaatatcttgattCGTACGTGCAGGTACTGTAAATTCCGTAACGAAATTGGCGTCCAGCGTCGCGCGAAATTTAGATCGTTTAACATTGGATGAAGAACATCTTCAGCGACAAGAAGAATCACGCAGAATGCGCCCTCAAGGCATGGCGCAAGGACTTTATCAAGGTTTAACCGGTCTTGGAATGAGTCTACTTGGTAATTgctcaaaaatattatttttaatgctgTTAATAGATATTACTAATAGATagtgcaataattaattattaattgttaattacagCGGCTGTAGCGGGCTTGGCACATCATCCTTTGCAGCAAGTATGGTCGGGCGAAGTGACGACCAAAAGTTTAGTCACCGGAGTTGGACTTGGTCTAGTTGGCGTCGTCACTAAGCCACTGAGTGGTGCCGCGGAGTTGGTTGCTCTCACAGGTCAAGGATTATTGCAAGGTGCTGGGTGGAATTCGTTGCCGACGGTAAATTCAAGCACAGATGTCTTCTATTtgttatactttatattttactgcCAGGATTAGaagtagaaaacaaaaaaattataagataaaatataaaagactaTAATAGAtagaatagaaataaagaattaaatattgtacatatagtGATTCTTAAGAGTCATATTAGTTAATCATAGTATTTAAAAGAATGAAAgagtgttaaaaataattttatataaatcaaaacgttttcttaatatataaactaaaGTAACCAAGAGTTATTTTActctattcatattttattcctgTAATGATTGGTATGCATCTTTACAGCCACGTCAGAGACCAATTGTGCAATATACTACTGGCAATAACAACACATCTGTGCGATATATCTGGCGTTTGTCACCTTTACTCGATCACAGTCACGACAGCATCCTTCATGTAACCAGTGCAGACTACGTGATTCATCAGGGCAGTAATCGCGCAGTGACTCTCGTTCTCACGCGACAAGCTTTATTACTCGTCAATATGGCCGAAGACAGTGTAGAACGGATATTTTCGCTAAAAGAACTGACAAGTGTCGATCATATCACGGAGACGACGATGCTATGTTTATACTGTCCACCAACCGCAGTACAATTAAGCAGGCCATTGTCACCAGCTGAACGTGAGGTAAAGTATTGACTTCGCAAATATCAGATACAAATCGCGCGtgtaaatctaataaaaaaaacttttctttttctttttaagatgAACCAAGAAATGAGAGCTCGAGTTGAGGAATATGTGCGGACAAGCAGCACTGGTTTGGCCAGTGTATCGACCAACAGCGATAGACAGTCTGACACCTTGGAAAAAGTATCCCTACATCCAGAACATACACTTACGTTTTATGTTTGTCCGGATActcgtaattatttattatcattgttCAACATTGCCAAGCGACAAAATCAAGGTTCTGGTTTCGCTGTTTTATAATCAAATCTATTTTTAGGTGATTATAATTAACGTAACtgagaaaagatatttccaatATTACTGTATGTAGTATCAAATGCATCCACAAATTTGATGTCCTTTGAATATTAAAGTACAtcatactttaaaaaaaatttagtatttcGAGCTTATAAAGTTACGTGCAAAtagtattattacaaaaaattgaattaaagaaagtaATTCCAAAATTTGAGTAATATAATCAAGATTTCACGATGTTTACTTGAAGAAATGCTTATCTCTACTTTTATTAAGATATTGCACAATTGTCGCTTTTGTTTTAAACAgggaatatattattaaaaatttagtaatcgtataaattttattaaatgtagcATATAAGCTGAACAAAGTACataaattctgtaaaataataatgttgctTATTTAAGCATTCATGTAAAAACgtacaaagtaaaaaactacataaattttatttccaagTTATTGTTATaccatatatacataataaaaaattaaacttgtaTACACATCATTTACATAGATGTATACGAACACACGTAATTGCAACACGACTTTACATGAACGCAAATTATGTTGTgccaaaatattgtaatttgattttcaCTAAAATTGTCATGGattgtataatattgattcaatgtgtaataataatatattttgcatattacaGACAAAATATGGCATGTAATAAATGCTAAAAAATTGAGCTCTGTTTTATTGtttacacacacgcacgcacacacacacgcgcgcttattatttatttagaatattatgaaTCCTTTCAACTTCGCTcgatttataagaaatactaCAAGATTTACATTGCCTATTTTTAGTAGATAACAATACTTTTCTACATACTACGTGTTTACATGGAAGTctgtaaaaaatactattactACAGCATTCGCATTTGTAAGATATCTTATGTAGTTCCATTGTTTCCAATGTGCTGAAGCGTTTTATACCAGGTAACAGAGTCTGCgaattattatctaaaaagATATCATCAACCAATACGTCTGGGTTGTCATTATTGCTATTAATTTCAGAATTGTTATGAGCTAATTTGGAGGAAGTTAAAATATCTGTGAACTGTCTTGGTTTTACTCTAATTTTGGCAGTGGATGGTTGGAGCACCACTGCTATCGGCAATTTATGGCAATATCTCTTTGCATGCTGCAAATTGTTATCTGCTGTCATCTGCTTGCATATATTTGGTTTAGTATCTTCGGCAGGCCTTTTTAACggattatttattctattcaaCACAAACTTTGGTACTTCAATTATTCTTCTGTCTCCTGCTACAGTTGGACCATGGCCTAAAACTCTCGGTAGTTGCTTTACTTCATTCTGATTGCTGTTTTCTAATAGAAATTTGTCAATTCTTGACTTGAGTGCAGTCGCCAAAATGCATCTACGCTCATTGGTAAATCGCAAACCAGTGAATGGATCTGACAACGGTCTACCCCaaactttttcattttcttcatatttttctaatgtGGTTTGATCTATTATATTACCACTAGGTAGTATAATTGGTTGGGTCATTATTTCCCATGTAATAGGGTCTAGAAAACTTTTAGGAATTCTAAAGTTTGCTTCAATCTTCAATCtgcaattatacaaaaaaattagcaaaaaaatagttatattaattaatagttaatattgtagtatattattgtaacttaaatttaaacattaattatctGTACAAACATTGGTTTTCATTCTGTACTTCTCATTTCtacattattacttttataaatatataaaaaattacattcttacatatagttatttattgcttgagtaattaatcaattaaaaaacttatactTTATCATctctaaaaagtatttttatggctatttatttttagaaatttgtatataaatattgtaagtaGTTGCAATGctctaattgatttttaaaacatatacatacaaattttatcatcCATATAACCGGAGTTAATATTACcatagtatataatttataattatatgtacttgtcgttacaattatatatacctATTGTCTCTGGTATCTGTAGGAGTATTGTTAGTTTTAAGTTTAGTTACAGATAGTGATATCAATGGACGTTTAGCCCATAAAGCTTGTACGCTTGCTACAATATCCTTCCCACAACATGGGGCTACTGTTCCCCACACTTCAATCTTTCCCAATGCTGGAACTGAATTCTccgttttatatattgttacacGTAAAACATGAACGTACTTCGTCAGAGAGACTTTCATGTaacgtttcaaaaaattcgTTGGCGTGGGTATCTCCGCGGAATTGATGTCGCTGGAGTAAAACAACACTCCGGCATCGTCGGGGCTCAGAAATCCACTGGACAATACGGTATATGGGATACTGTTATTGTTGGTATTTCTGGAATAAAGCTGAAAGCCCGACGACTTTTGTGGCCCAACGGATGGCCAGATCAATACGTGATTGATCGAAATGTTGCAGAGGAACGTGATGTCTATATGAACTGGTGGTTTGATGCAGGAGTACGCCAAATATCCTTTGCGGGAGTCGTTTATCAAATTGGTCACT
Proteins encoded in this window:
- the LOC105840751 gene encoding RING finger protein 37, with translation MILNFCDPRLRPEIKCSAISMDGYEVTNLINDSRKGYLAYSCIKPPVHIDITFLCNISINHVLIWPSVGPQKSSGFQLYSRNTNNNSIPYTVLSSGFLSPDDAGVLFYSSDINSAEIPTPTNFLKRYMKVSLTKYVHVLRVTIYKTENSVPALGKIEVWGTVAPCCGKDIVASVQALWAKRPLISLSVTKLKTNNTPTDTRDNRLKIEANFRIPKSFLDPITWEIMTQPIILPSGNIIDQTTLEKYEENEKVWGRPLSDPFTGLRFTNERRCILATALKSRIDKFLLENSNQNEVKQLPRVLGHGPTVAGDRRIIEVPKFVLNRINNPLKRPAEDTKPNICKQMTADNNLQHAKRYCHKLPIAVVLQPSTAKIRVKPRQFTDILTSSKLAHNNSEINSNNDNPDVLVDDIFLDNNSQTLLPGIKRFSTLETMELHKISYKCECCSNSIFYRLPCKHVVCRKVLLSTKNRQCKSCSISYKSSEVERIHNILNK